Proteins encoded together in one Triticum dicoccoides isolate Atlit2015 ecotype Zavitan chromosome 7B, WEW_v2.0, whole genome shotgun sequence window:
- the LOC119340882 gene encoding uncharacterized protein LOC119340882 isoform X1, which translates to MAGTTVLPSSLLPRRSAVDLHSCSSRVMANPALMANPAAAKKPKRPGSVRGQQPPPAKRVRGACSGGELHVAVPANIKNGSKLPSPSSGKDPLHSSAIKNQVSESPAAATQSKPQMSMRELIANARLTMARLDKARSASKQEASRRQEIERSRAEARRKVEQMTDTVQFNDPWIHHSDVTKSPEELLQARQHAWRYQARLLEMARRRDFAQAMQIHG; encoded by the coding sequence ATGGCCGGCaccacggtgctcccgtcgtctctGCTCCCGCGCCGTAGCGCCGTCGACCTGCACTCCTGCTCCTCCCGCGTGATGGCCAACCCCGCCTTGATGGCCAACCCCGCGGCTGCCAAGAAGCCAAAGCGCCCcggatccgtgcgcggccagcaacCGCCGCCGGCGAAGCGCGTACGCGGTGCCTGCTCCGGGGGCGAGCTCCATGTCGCCGTCCCCGCCAACATCAAGAACGGCAGCAAGCTTCCGTCTCCCAGCAGCGGCAAGGATCCGCTCCACTCCTCCGCAATCAAGAACCAGGTCTCCGAATCTCCGGCTGCCGCGACGCAATCGAAGCCGCAGATGAGCATGCGCGAACTGATCGCGAACGCTCGCCTCACCATGGCTCGCCTCGACAAGGCTCGATCTGCCTCCAAACAAGAGGCCAGCCGTCGGCAGGAGATCGAGCGCAGCAGAGCAGAGGCCCGGCGAAAGGTGGAGCAGATGACGGACACCGTGCAGTTCAACGACCCCTGGATCCATCACtccgacgtgaccaagtcccctgaGGAGCTGCTCCAAGCAAGACAGCACGCATGGCGTTATCAAGCTCGCCTCCTCGAGATGGCTCGTCGACGGGACTTTGCTCAAGCGATGCAAATCCACGGATGA
- the LOC119340882 gene encoding cell number regulator 13-like isoform X2, whose translation MASPWDSPSSSLWGTLGQASNVAQLVGVDALGLVSMVVQAALAARRHRDACVRLAQHVELVGDLLRELELAELMRREATRRPLEQLRGALRRCYELVTACQDCGYLRRLLLGARMADELRAAQPSSTILQQIVAVSRLMRGCSL comes from the exons ATGGCGAGCCCATGGGACAGCCCTTCGAGCAGCCTGTGGGGCACGCTGGGGCAGGCCTCCAACGTGGCGCAGCTGGTCGGCGTGGACGCGCTGGGGCTGGTCTCCATGGTCGTGCAGGCCGCCCTGGCGGCGCGCCGCCACCGGGACGCCTGCGTGCGGCTCGCGCAGCACGTGGAGCTCGTTGGCGACCTGCTCAGGGAGCTGGAGCTCGCGGAGCTGATGCGGCGGGAGGCCACCAGGCGGCCGCTGGAGCAGCTCCGCGGCGCGCTGCGGCGGTGCTACGAGCTCGTCACGGCGTGCCAGGACTGCGGGTACCTCCGCCGCCTGctgctgggcgcacggatggcggaCGAGCTCCGCGCGGCGCAGCCCTCGTCGACAATTCTACAGCAGATAGTCGCCGTGTCAAG GCTGATGAGGGGGTGCTCACTGTAG